From one Lycium barbarum isolate Lr01 chromosome 6, ASM1917538v2, whole genome shotgun sequence genomic stretch:
- the LOC132643677 gene encoding E3 ubiquitin-protein ligase BIG BROTHER-like, producing the protein MNWNQQMEIHYANAAMPYNSIGSFMDFFGGVTYDHVNYIFADPPYAQESLYPSISTNPYKFGYSEAGSFSYYDYGHEYVVNDHISGIEEHDKHLENPSTVAGDQNVAANVHREEISGSNSLTNSVECPRGQINTRDSEVVWQDSIDPDNMTYEELLELGEAVGTQSRGLSQDQISLLPITKFKCGLFSRKKSRKERCVVCQMEYKRNDRQITLPCKHVYHAGCGSRWLSINKACPICYTEVVINTSKR; encoded by the exons ATGAACTGGAATCAGCAAATGGAAATTCATTACGCGAATGCTGCTATGCCTTATAATTCAATTGGAAGTTTTATGGATTTCTTTGGAGGTGTTACATATGACCATGTAAATTATATATTTGCCGATCCTCCATATGCTCAG GAGAGTTTATATCCATCCATCAGCACCAATCCATACAAATTTGGATATTCTGAAGCAGGTAGTTTCTCATATTATGATTATGGTCATGAATATGTGGTGAATGATCATATATCTGGAATCGAGGAGCATGATAAACATTTAGAGAACCCTTCAACCGTTGCTGGTGACCAGAATGTAGCTGCAAATGTGCATAGAGAGGAAATTTCTGGCTCCAATTCACTCACGAATTCTGTGGAGT GTCCCAGGGGTCAAATTAATACTCGTGACAGTGAG GTTGTTTGGCAAGATAGTATCGACCCTGACAACATGACCTATGAG GAATTACTTGAGTTGGGGGAGGCTGTTGGAACTCAAAGCAGAGGTCTTTCCCAAGATCAAATCTCCTTGCTTCCAATCACAAAGTTTAAGTGTGGCTTATTCTCAAGAAAGAAATCAAGAAAGGAAAG ATGTGTGGTCTGCCAGATGGAGTACAAACGAAATGACCGGCAGATTACTCTTCCCTGCAAACATGTCTATCATGCTGGTTGTGGCAGCAGATGGCTAAGTATCAACAAA GCTTGCCCAATTTGCTACACGGAAGTGGTGATTAATACATCGAAGCGGTGA